A part of Syngnathus acus chromosome 20, fSynAcu1.2, whole genome shotgun sequence genomic DNA contains:
- the nanog gene encoding homeobox protein NANOG, protein MADWKTQINYNYNASYHAYAYGLMYQSGHDQNHLHVTGWSEGGPSDFNNYTPGMTQVYYAAAAAAAAARTREESPPHSPEQRVANGHCHYQTSALVYLDECQAGRLQAAAGTPRADYETPRADYGTPAEESRKGVSESTSDSEAHASPDSWSFSSGRESGLPQADPGAWVEKDPGIDPNSRSPDAGDHVSSSLMEELPSCNDMGNHNALTFPSLQAPLLAPNKLSTNAGTPKGKVRVSFSESQMNALVQRFSVQRYLTPAEMKNLAELTGLTYKQVKTWFQNRRMKLRRHQKDNNWVSERYATTTTKSRSQAVRGAVINHAPLYQAESQRPPLKEHYNHAMMEPAFKRTSPPNLAFYLARMGNSAAAAPYSTWSAGTPQAAMATRSQALGWSVPPGVNQYEYYPGAFHSTEPDTSSDGKDAESVSDHNAQNIVVGHDMGQ, encoded by the exons ATGGCGGACTGGAAGACGCAGATCAACTACAACTACAACGCGTCCTACCATGCCTACGCTTACGGCCTCATGTATCAATCCGGACACGACCAGAACCACCTCCACGTCACCGGCTGGAGCGAAGGGGGGCCATCCGATTTTAATAACTACACACCCGGGATGACGCAGGTCTACTACGCCgccgcagccgccgccgcagccgcCAGGACCCGTGAAGAGTCTCCGCCTCATAGTCCGGAGCAGCGCGTTGCCAACGGTCATTGCCATTACCAGACCTCCGCTCTTGTCTACCTCGACGAGTGTCAAGCTGGTCGCCTGCAGGCGGCGGCTGGAACGCCCCGAGCCGACTACGAGACGCCCCGAGCCGACTACGGGACGCCCGCCGAAGAAAGCAGAAAGGGCGTCAGCGAGTCCACAAGCGACTCGGAGGCTCACGCCTCTCCTG ATTCATGGAGTTTTAGCAGTGGCCGAGAAAGTGGTCTTCCGCAGGCGGACCCCGGCGCGTGGGTGGAGAAAGATCCCGGCATTGATCCAAACAGCAGGAGCCCTGACGCAGGAGACCATGTTTCAAGCTCCCTTATGGAGGAGCTGCCCTCCTGCAATGACATGGGCAACCACAACGCTCTGACTTTCCCTTCCCTCCAAGCGCCCTTACTGGCCCCAAACAAACTAAGCACTAACGCTGGGACCCCTAAAGGAAAGGTGCGCGTTTCCTTCTCCGAAAGCCAGATGAACGCTCTCGTCCAGCGTTTCAGTGTGCAGAGATACCTCACCCCGGCCGAGATGAAGAACTTAGCTGAACTCACGGGGCTTACCTACAAACAG GTGAAGACCTGGTTTCAAAATCGAAGGATGAAGCTTAGGAGACACCAGAAAGACAACAATTGGGTGTCAGAACGCTACGCCACAACCACCACTAAGAGTCGCAGCCAAGCCGTTCGCGGAGCTGTCATTAACCACGCTCCCCTT TATCAAGCAGAAAGCCAAAGACCACCACTTAAGGAGCACTACAACCACGCCATGATGGAGCCAGCCTTCAAGAGAACATCTCCACCCAACCTGGCCTTCTATCTTGCTAGGATGGGGAATAGCGCCGCAGCTGCTCCTTATTCCACATGGTCGGCCGGCACACCTCAAGCTGCCATGGCCACTAGGTCACAGGCGCTTGGCTGGTCTGTGCCTCCAGGCGTCAACCAGTATGAATACTACCCGGGTGCATTCCACTCGACCGAGCCAGACACCAGCTCGGATGGCAAAGATGCAGAGTCCGTCTCCGACCATAACGCACAAAATATAGTCGTTGGACATGACATGGGCCAGTAG
- the psme1 gene encoding proteasome activator complex subunit 1: MAAMDISIESKQQVDDFSKKLTKEAEEVVSTFFPQMIEALQMLLKTFFSCDARASLKAPLDIPIPDPVKEEAKRKKKEEEEEKDKTAKKDKKKEEEEEDSGPNCGPICCNERVETLLKDVKPQIQTLKEKINTVTMWIQLQIPKIEDGDNFGVAVQEKVFEMLISSRTKVEGFQTQISKYYSERGDAVAKASKTPHVGDYRELVHELDDTQYLELRLMVLDMCATYAALYDIINKNYAKIKRPRGDCKALIY; encoded by the exons ATGGCCGCTATGGATATTTCGATTGAGTCGAAGCAGCAG GTGGATGACTTCTCCAAGAAACTCACCAAGGAG GCAGAAGAGGTCGTCTCAACATTTTTCCCTCAGATGATCGAAGCGCTGCAGATGCTCCTGAAG ACCTTTTTCAGTTGTGATGCCCGGGCATCCCTAAAGGCACCGCTGGATATCCCCATCCCGGATCCTGTGAAGGAGGAGGCCAAACgcaagaagaaggaggaggaggaagaaaaagat AAAACAGCGaagaaagacaagaagaaggaggaggaggaggaggattcAG GGCCTAATTGTGGTCCGATCTGCTGCAATGAACGAGTGGAGACGCTCCTGAAAGACGTCAAGCCTCAGATCCAGACGCTAAAGGAGAAGATCAACACG GTGACCATGTGGATACAACTTCAGATCCCCAAAATTGAAGACGGTGACAACTTTGGAGTTGCAGTGCAG GAAAAGGTGTTTGAGATGTTGATAAGCTCACGCACCAAGGTGGAGGGATTTCAGACTCAGATTTCAAA GTATTACAGCGAGAGAGGGGATGCAGTCGCCAAAGCGTCTAAAACGCCCCATGTG GGTGACTACCGGGAGTTGGTTCACGAGTTGGACGATACTCAGTACTTGGAGCTCCGTCTAATGGTCTTGGACATGTGTGCCACATAT GCCGCACTGTACGACATTATCAACAAGAACTACGCCAAGATTAAGAGGCCCCGAGGAGACTGCAAAGCTCTTATCTACTGA
- the fen1 gene encoding flap endonuclease 1, translating to MGIHGLAKLIADLAPSAIREQDIKNYFGRKIAIDASMCIYQFLIAVRQDGNVLQNEDGETTSHLMGMFYRTIRMLEHGIKPVYVFDGKPPQLKSGELEKRVERRAEAEKMLAQAQELGEQENIDKLTKRLVKVTKQHNDECKKLLSLMGVPYIEAPCEAEASCAALVKAGQVFATATEDMDGLTFGTNVLLRHLTASEAKKLPVQEFYFSRILQDINLTSEQFIDLCILLGCDYCGTIKGIGPKRAIDLIKQHGSIEEILKNIDSNKHPAPEDWLYKEARELFLKPQVVDCSQVELKWSEPDEDGLLHFMCEEKQFSEDRIRNGCKKIVKSRQGSTQGRLDSFFSVTGSLSSKRKEPEVKGSAKKKMKTGATPGKFKKGK from the exons ATGGGTATCCATGGACTTGCCAAGCTCATTGCTGACCTGGCTCCGAGTGCCATAAGAGAGCAAGACATCAAGAACTACTTTG GCCGAAAAATTGCTATAGATGCCTCCATGTGCATCTACCAGTTCCTGATTGCTGTGCGACAGGATGGCAACGTACTGCAGAATGAGGATGGGGAGACAACTAG CCACCTGATGGGAATGTTCTACAGGACCATCCGCATGTTGGAACATGGCATTAAGCCCGTTTATGTGTTTGATGGCAAGCCCCCGCAGCTCAAGTCCGGAGAG CTGGAAAAGAGAGTGgagagaagagcagaagctgagAAAATGCTTGCACAAGCCCAGGAACTTG GGGAACAAGAAAACATCGACAAACTCACAAAGCGCCTGGTCAAAGTCACCAAGCAACACAATGATGAGTGTAAGAAGCTGCTGTCTCTGATGGGAGTTCCTTACATTGAG GCGCCATGTGAGGCTGAGGCCAGCTGTGCCGCTCTGGTCAAAGCAGGGCAGGTCTTTGCCACAGCAACGGAAGATATGGACGGCTTGACATTCGGAACCAACGTCCTGCTAAGGCACCTCACAGCCAGCGAAGCAAA GAAGCTTCCAGTCCAAGAGTTCTACTTCAGTCGCATTCTTCAGGACATCAACTTGACCAGTGAACAG TTCATAGACTTGTGCATTCTGCTGGGATGCGACTACTGCGGCACCATCAAGGGGATCGGTCCCAAGCGAGCCATCGACCTGATCAAGCAGCACGGCAGCATCGAGGAGATCCTCAAGAACATTGACTCAAAT AAGCACCCGGCTCCAGAGGACTGGTTATACAAGGAGGCCAGAGAGCTGTTTCTGAAACCCCAAGTGGTGGATTGTTCCCAAGTGGAGCTGAAGTGGAGCGAGCCGGACGAGGACGGGCTCCTGCATTTCATGtgtgaagaaaaacagttcag CGAGGACAGGATCCGCAACGGCTGTAAGAAGATTGTAAAGAGTCGCCAGGGGAGCACACAGGGACGACTGGACTCCTTCTTCTCCGTCACTGGCTCGCTGTCGTCCAAACGGAAG GAGCCCGAAGTCAAAGGCTCTGCtaagaagaagatgaagactgGAGCCACACCgggaaaattcaaaaaaggaaaatga
- the tm9sf1 gene encoding transmembrane 9 superfamily member 1 — MRCGRGHLSGGQRNTMIQPYVLLLCFLSAGALGYKQGDIVTLYVNKVGPYHNPQETYHFYTLPVCRPEKVHHKSLSLGEVLDGDRMAESMYQIRFRENVEKKTLCQLTLSEKQVDQLREAIEELYYFEFVLDDVPLWGFVGYIEESGFLPHSHKVGLWTHLDFNIEYNGNSVIFANVSVKDVKPVPLEDGAGAAVGGVGVGGGSLTISHTYSVRWFESPLPHARRAERLRDYSFFPKTLEIHWLSIINSLVLVVLLLGFVIIILMRVLKNDFARYNVEEDAACDDLDQGDNGWKIIHTDVFRFPPYKSLLCAVLGVGAQFLTLATGIIVMALLGMFNVHHHGAINSAAIVLYALTSCVSGYISCSFYTQINGKRWVWNIILTSSLFSAPLFLTWSVVNSVHWWSGSTQALPASTVLLLLGAWVLVGFPLTVIGGIVGKNRAGSFQAPCRTRNIARQIPQQPWYKHAAVHMAIGGFLPFSAISVELYYIFATVWGREPYTLYGVLLCVFAILLSVGACISVALTYFLLSGEDYRWWWRSVLSTGSTGLFIFVYSVFYYKNRSSMSGLVQSMEFFGYSLLTALVFSLMLGSVSFWASLTFIRYIYRSLKMD, encoded by the exons ATGCGCTGTGGAAGAGGACACCTGTCAGGCGGCCAGCGGAATACAATGATCCAGCCTTACGTCTTGCTCCTGTGCTTCCTGTCAGCCGGGGCACTCGGCTACAAGCAGGGGGACATTGTCACCTTGTATGTCAACAAAGTGGGTCCTTACCATAACCCTCAGGAGACGTATCACTTCTACACCTTGCCTGTTTGCCGGCCGGAGAAG GTGCATCACAAGTCTCTTAGTTTGGGAGAAGTGCTGGATGGTGACAGAATGGCAGAATCAATGTATCAAATTCGCTTTCGAGAAAATGTTGAGAAGAAAACTCTTTGCCAGCTCACACTTTCAGAgaaacag GTGGACCAGCTCCGCGAGGCCATCGAGGAGCTATACTACTTTGAATTTGTCCTGGATGACGTTCCACTTTGGGGTTTTGTGGGCTACATAGAGGAGAGTGGCTTCCTGCCTCACAGCCACAAA GTGGGCCTGTGGACTCACCTGGACTTCAACATTGAGTACAACGGCAACTCGGTGATCTTTGCCAATGTCTCTGTGAAGGATGTCAAACCCGTCCCCTTGGAGGACGGTGCCGGAGCAGCCGTGGGTGGCGTCGGGGTCGGCGGAGGAAGTCTGACCATCTCGCACACATACAGCGTGCGCTGGTTCGAGTCGCCCCTGCCTCACGCTCGTCGAGCGGAGCGCCTTCGGGACTATTCTTTCTTCCCCAAAACATTGGAGATCCACTGGCTGTCCATCATCAACTCGCTGGTGCTGGTGGTGCTACTGCTGGGCTTTGTCATCATTATTCTCATGCGGGTCCTTAAGAATGACTTTGCCAG GTACAATGTGGAGGAGGACGCGGCTTGCGATGACCTGGACCAAGGAGACAACGGTTGGAAGATCATCCACACTGACGTCTTTCGCTTCCCACCTTACAAAAGCCTGCTGTGTGCCGTGCTAGGCGTGGGGGCCCAGTTCCTTACCCTGGCCACAG GAATCATCGTCATGGCGCTCTTGGGAATGTTCAACGTGCATCACCACGGAGCCATTAACTCTGCGGCCATCGTTTTGTATGCTCTGACCAGCTGTGTGTCGGGCTACATCTCCTGCAGCTTTTACACGCAAATCAACGGCAAGCGTTGGGTGTGGAACATCATCTTGACCTCCAGCCTCTTCTCCG CTCCTCTGTTCCTAACGTGGAGCGTGGTCAACTCGGTCCACTGGTGGAGCGGCTCGACGCAAGCCTTGCCGGCCAGCACCGTGCTGCTCCTGCTGGGCGCCTGGGTGTTGGTGGGCTTCCCGCTCACCGTGATCGGCGGCATCGTGGGCAAGAACCGAGCGGGGAGCTTCCAAGCCCCCTGCCGCACTCGCAACATCGCCCGGCAGATCCCGCAGCAGCCCTGGTACAAGCACGCTGCCGTGCACATGGCCATTGGCGGCTTTTTGCCATTCAG TGCCATCTCAGTGGAGCTTTACTACATCTTCGCCACAGTGTGGGGCAGGGAACCCTACACGCTCTACGGCGTTCTGCTGTGCGTCTTTGCCATCCTCCTCTCTGTCGGCGCCTGCATCTCGGTGGCCCTCACCTACTTCCTGCTGTCGGGCGAAGACTACCGCTGGTGGTGGCGGAGCGTGCTAAGCACGGGCTCCACCGGcctcttcatttttgtttactCCGTGTTCTACTACAAGAACAGGTCCTCCATGAGTGGCCTTGTGCAGAGCATGGAGTTTTTTGGCTACTCTCTGCTCACAGCGCTGGTCTTCTCACTGATGCTGGGCAGCGTGTCCTTCTGGGCCTCGCTGACTTTTATTCGCTACATCTACCGCAGTCTTAAGATGGACTAG
- the ipo4 gene encoding importin-4 encodes MVTMTEELEQILLRMTQPDNAVIQQATIQLKQVFKDPAIIPALCAVMRGSQNPQVRQSAAVMLRLRVKKQWRKISPPDRESLKAVVLQAFMQETEHQVQHSLSQLCAMMVKHETPDSWPALLQLLNQATKSANPHDRQVGLLLLNKVMESNPEPFHPHYSQLLQLFSTVLQDHTNPTALYYCILSLTAMTVYTGTQHMNQMRSIIPSLIVALKHLIKADESQAGEAMEVFNELMESEVSIIVPHVADMVGFLLEVGGDTALTDSLRVKALSCVAFLIKLKSKTVLKQKLLLPVLQAIFPILTAEPLPGEHDPEDDENDDGDGTDNDNPKHCAAQVIDTMALHMPPEKLFHELMPLTQTCLTSDKPYQRKGGLMCLAVLAEGCADHIRNKMLSSVLQTVCQSLSDSNQVVRSAGLFALGQFSEHLQPEVSKHCEELMPLLLGYLSSLNQTKVGHVTKAFYALENFMENLGADIEPYLPTLMDTMLSALNSTDSLKIKELTVSAIGAIANAAKELLVPYFPPVIESLKAFLTATTEEMRSLQTQSLDTLSVLARTIGKEVFSPLAAECVQLGLKLTDSIDDPDLRRCTYSLYSSVSTVSPDCLTPHLTPITTIMLLALKSNEGITAHLDEVALLDDDEDDKGAKDSEEIADDEPDMDVHDAAAFSVENAYIDEKEDACDALGEIAYNTGAVFQPFLESSFQQVLEMRDYPHEDVRRAAFGAMGQFCRAQHKVWIENPTDVNHQALLKILDVVIPSFLEAVRTEPERQVVMGILETMNSVIKSCKEEVFKNPTRLKEISTVIRDVLKKKTACQDSDEADDDDQEAEYDAMLQEFAGEGIPLLAASVPADSCAPVILDLLPLILSKTKSSCTEAEKSFSLGTLGEILQALIHSSGGRELAGQLSSRLFPVLVAGVKESDAEVRSNSVFGLGCLAQAAGPLVASNYPTMLGVFSNLLSKEADPRVIDNLCAALCRMILSNVDVVPLEQVVPVLVARLPLKEDLEENKTVFSCLAMLYSHSPALIVKLMKPIVDSSCHVLSNKEVDKETQKILATLLKQFTKQHLADFQAAVNSLPGEEQAKISVVISTA; translated from the exons ATGGTGACAATGACAGAAGAACTTGAGCAAATCCTCCTGCGAATGACACAGCCGGACAATGCCGTCATCCAGCAG GCCACAATCCAGCTGAAGCAGGTTTTCAAAGACCCAGCCATCATTCCTGCCCTTTGTGCTGTCATGAGGGGCTCCCAAAACCCTcag GTCCGTCAGTCCGCTGCAGTGATGCTCCGGCTAAGGGTGAAGAAACAATGGAGAAAGATAAGCCCACCTGACAGAGAAAG CCTCAAGGCGGTGGTGCTGCAGGCATTCATGCAGGAAACCGA ACACCAAGTGCAGCACTCGCTCTCCCAGTTGTGCGCCATGATGGTCAAACATGAGACTCCCGACAGCTGGCCTGCCCTGCTGCAGCTCCTCAATCAAGCAACCAAGAGTGCCAACCCACATGACAGACAG GTTGGACTGCTGCTTCTGAACAAGGTGATGGAGTCCAACCCGGAGCCTTTCCATCCTCACTatagccagcttctgcagctcTTTAGCACCGTGTTACAGGACCACACCAACCCGACAGCCTTGTATTACTGTATCCTCAGCCTTACAGCCATGACAGTTTACACTGGCACCCAACATATG AACCAGATGCGCTCCATCATCCCAAGTCTGATTGTTGCTCTGAAACACCTTATTAAAGCAGACGAG AGCCAAGCTGGTGAGGCAATGGAGGTATTCAATGAGCTGATGGAGAGCGAGGTGTCCATCATTGTACCTCACGTTGCAGACATGGTTGGCTTCTTGTTGGAG GTGGGTGGCGACACCGCGCTGACTGACTCGCTTCGTGTCAAAGCCCTCTCTTGCGTTGCCTTTCTCATCAAGTTAAAGAGCAAA ACGGTGCTGAAGCAGAAGCTGCTGCTTCCCGTACTGCAAGCCATCTTCCCCATTTTGACAGCAGAGCCTCTCCCCGGTGAGCACGACCCGGAGGATGACGAAAATGACGATGGAGATGGCACAGACAATGACAATCCCAAACATTGTGCTGCTCAG GTCATTGACACCATGGCACTCCATATGCCCCCGGAGAAACTCTTCCATGAACTG ATGCCACTGACTCAGACCTGCCTGACCAGTGATAAGCCCTACCAGAGGAAAGGGGGCCTCATGTGTCTGGCTGTGCTCGCTGAAGGATGTGCAGATCATATCCGCAACAA GATGCTGTCATCGGTGCTGCAGACGGTCTGCCAGAGTCTTTCGGATTCCAATCAGGTGGTGCGCAGCGCCGGTCTCTTCGCGCTGGGACAGTTCTCGGAACATTTACAG CCTGAAGTTAGTAAACATTGTGAGGAATTGATGCCTTTGCTCCTCGGCTATCTTTCGTCTTTAAACCAGACCAAGGTTGGCCACGTCACTAAGGCCTTTTATGCGCTGGAGAATTTCATGGAGAACTTAG GAGCAGATATTGAGCCCTACCTTCCCACCCTGATGGACACCATGTTGTCGGCCCTCAACAGCACCGACAGCCTGAAAATCAAAGAGCTCACTGTATCTGCCATCGGCGCCATTG CCAATGCTGCCAAGGAGCTGCTGGTTCCTTACTTCCCCCCGGTCATTGAAAGCCTGAAGGCTTTTCTCACAGCCACCACAGAGGAAATGAGGTCGCTGCAAACTCAGTCTTTAG acacgCTGTCTGTGCTGGCTCGAACCATCGGCAAAGAGGTCTTCAGTCCTCTCGCTGCGGAATGTGTTCAACTGGGTCTCAAACTCACCGACTCCATCGATGACCCTGACCTAAGACGCTGCAC GTACAGTCTTTATTCATCAGTGTCCACAGTCAGCCCAGACTGCCTGACTCCTCATCTCACTCCGATCACAACAATCATGCTACTTGCCCTCAAGTCCAATGAAGGCATCACG GCGCACCTGGACGAGGTTGCCCTGCTGGATGACGATGAGGACGACAAGGGAGCAAAGGATTCGGAAGAGATTGCGGACGACGAGCCCGATATGGATGTCCACGATGCCGCAGC ATTCAGCGTGGAGAACGCCTACATTGACGAAAAGGAGGATGCCTGCGACGCACTGGGGGAGATTGCCTACAACACTGG tgcTGTTTTCCAGCCCTTCTTAGAGTCCAGCTTCCAGCAGGTTTTGGAAATGAGAGAT TACCCACACGAGGATGTCCGCAGGGCAGCATTTGGAGCAATGGGCCAATTCTGTCGGGCACAGCACAAGGTTTGGATCGAGAATCCCACCGACGTCAATCACCAAG CCTTGTTGAAGATATTGGATGTGGTGATTCCCAGCTTTCTGGAGGCCGTGCGCACCGAGCCCGAGCGCCAAGTTGTGATGGGTATCCTAGAAACTATGAACAGTGTCATAAAGTCCTGCAAGGAGGAGGTTTTCAAGAACCCCACTCGCCTCAAGGAGATCAGCACCGTCATCCGTGACGTTTTGAAGAAGAAG ACCGCATGTCAGGACAGCGATGAAGCTGATGACGACGACCAAGAG GCAGAGTACGACGCCATGCTCCAAGAGTTTGCAGGTGAAGGGATCCCCCTCCTGGCCGCTTCGGTGCCTGCCGACAGCTGTGCTCCTGTCATCCTTGACCTGCTGCCTCTCATCTTGAGCAAAACT AAATCATCATGCACCGAGGCAGAGAAGTCCTTTTCTCTGGGTACCCTTGGAGAAATTCTGCAGGCTCTGATCCACTCGTCTGGAGGTCGGGAACTGGCGGGCCAACTGTCCAGTCGGCTCTTTCCAGTCTTGGTGGCCGGAGTGAAAGAGAGTGACGCGGAGGTCCGCAGCAACAGTGTCTTTGGACTGGGATGTCTCGCCCAGGCTGCTGGGCCCCTCGTAGCCTC AAATTATCCCACCATGCTGGGCGTCTTTTCCAACTTGCTGTCTAAAGAGGCCGACCCCAGAGTGATTGACAACTTGTGCGCGGCACTCTGCAGGATGATTTTAAGTAACGTGGATGTCGTCCCATTGGAGCAG GTTGTCCCAGTTCTGGTTGCCCGTCTTCCTCTCAAAGAGGACTTGGAGGAGAACAAGACTGTGTTCAGCTGTCTGGCCATGCTCTACTCGCACAGTCCTGCTCTG ATTGTGAAGCTAATGAAGCCCATAGTTGATTCATCTTGTCACGTACTCAGCAACAAGGAAGTGGATAAAG AAACACAGAAGATTCTGGCCACGTTGTTAAAACAATTCACTAAGCAGCACTTGGCAGACTTCCAAGCGGCCGTGAACTCGCTTCCCGGAGAGGAGCAGGCTAAGATCAGCGTTGTCATCAGCACGGCGTGA
- the pck2 gene encoding phosphoenolpyruvate carboxykinase [GTP], mitochondrial, which produces MSCLFLGVIRRKGAAVGGSLGLRSLASIPSLPPEVAEFVKSAADECKPSGVHVVTGTPEETAHILAGLEKEGMVKRLPKYDNCWLARTDPKDVARVESKTVIVTKSQRDTIPIPAGGAKSQLGSWMSRSDWQRARQERFPGCMAGRTMYVIPFSMGPVGSSLAKYGVQVTDSPYVVASMGIMTRMGTPVLNKLAEGVDFVRCQHSLGRPLPLTAPLVNAWPCNPDKVLISHLPDSRQILSYGSGYGGNSLLGKKCFALRIASRIAKDEGWLAEHMLILGITNPQGVKRYVAAAFPSACGKTNLAMMKPSLAGWKVECVGDDIAWMKFDARGKLRAINPENGFFGVAPGTSDKTNPYAMSTVAKNTMFTNVGETSDGGVWWEGLDPPAAGVALTDWHGKTWKQGSGTPCAHPNSRFCAPAAQCPIIDPQWESEEGVPIDAIIFGGRRPQGVPLVYETFNWQHGVFVGAAMRSEATAAAEHQGKVIMHDPFAMRPFFGYNFGDYLAHWLSMETRKAPTHLPKIFHVNWFRKDPASGAFLWPGFGENSRVLEWIFKRCGRERHDEGAKKSAIGWLPEDGAVDTEGLGADVDMGALFDVPKHFWQNETKELRAYFSQQVGADLPAQVEAELKALEDRVHAQ; this is translated from the exons ATGTCTTGCCTATTCCTGGGAGTTATACGAAG AAAAGGGGCTGCTGTCGGTGGCAGTCTGGGACTTCGCTCCCTGGCCTCCATCCCTTCGCTGCCTCCTGAggtggcggagtttgtgaagAGCGCGGCGGACGAGTGCAAGCCCAGCGGGGTGCATGTGGTGACGGGCACGCCGGAGGAGACGGCTCACATCCTGGCAGGCCTGGAAAAAGAAGGCATGGTCAAGAGACTCCCCAAATATGACAACTG CTGGCTGGCACGCACGGACCCAAAAGACGTGGCTCGGGTGGAGAGCAAGACGGTGATTGTGACCAAGAGCCAAAGAGACACCATCCCCATCCCTGCTGGAGGAGCCAAGAGCCAACTGGGCAGCTGGATGAGCCGATCGGACTGGCAGAGAGCGAGACAGGAGCGTTTCCCAGGATGCATGGCAG GTCGCACCATGTATGTTATTCCTTTCAGTATGGGTCCAGTGGGTTCCAGTCTTGCAAAATATGGTGTCCAG GTGACAGACTCGCCGTACGTGGTGGCCAGTATGGGCATCATGACCCGCATGGGCACGCCTGTTCTGAATAAGCTGGCCGAGGGAGTGGACTTTGTCCGTTGTCAGCACTCTTTAGGGCGGCCTCTTCCGCTAACag CTCCACTGGTCAACGCGTGGCCCTGCAACCCGGACAAGGTGCTGATCTCTCATCTGCCAGACAGCAGACAGATTTTGTCTTATGGCAGCGGCTACGGAGGAAACTCCCTCCTGGGGAAGAAGTGCTTTGCCCTCCGTATCGCCTCACGAATCGCCAAGGATGAAGGATGGTTGGCAGAGCACATGCTG ATCCTGGGCATCACCAATCCTCAAGGAGTGAAGCGTTATGTGGCAGCGGCGTTCCCAAGCGCCTGCGGTAAAACCAACTTGGCCATGATGAAACCGTCATTGGCAGGCTGGAAGGTGGAATGCGTGGGCGACGACATCGCCTGGATGAAGTTCGATGCCCGAG GAAAGCTGAGAGCCATCAACCCCGAGAACGGCTTTTTCGGCGTGGCTCCGGGAACCTCCGATAAGACCAACCCTTACGCAATGAGCACCGTCGCCAAAAACACCATGTTTACCAACGTGGGCGAGACCAGCGACGGAGGCGTATGGTGGGAAGGTCTGGACCCCCCCGCGGCTGGTGTCGCGCTGACCGATTGGCACGGGAAAACCTGGAAGCAAG gaagtggcacACCTTGCGCCCATCCCAACTCCCGCTTCTGTGCGCCGGCAGCTCAGTGCCCCATCATTGACCCTCAATGGGAgagcgaagagggcgttccTATCGATGCCATCATCTTCGGCGGTCGGAGGCCGCAAG GAGTTCCTCTGGTTTATGAGACTTTCAACTGGCAACACGGCGTGTTTGTTGGGGCTGCAATGAGGTCTGAGGCCACAGCAGCTGCTGAGCATCAAG GAAAGGTGATCATGCACGACCCCTTTGCCATGCGGCCATTCTTCGGCTACAACTTCGGGGACTACCTGGCTCACTGGCTGAGCATGGAGACACGAAAGGCCCCGACTCACCTGCCCAAGATCTTCCACGTCAACTGGTTCCGCAAGGACCCCGCCAGCGGCGCGTTCCTCTGGCCGGGCTTCGGTGAAAATTCCCGCGTGCTGGAGTGGATCTTCAAGCGCTGCGGTCGCGAGCGCCACGACGAGGGCGCCAAGAAGAGCGCCATAGGTTGGTTGCCGGAGGACGGCGCCGTCGACACCGAGGGCTTGGGCGCCGACGTCGATATGGGAGCCCTTTTCGACGTGCCCAAGCACTTCTGGCAGAACGAGACCAAGGAGCTGAGAGCGTACTTCAGCCAGCAGGTGGGTGCTGACCTGCCTGCTCAGGTGGAGGCTGAGTTGAAGGCTCTGGAGGACAGGGTTCATGCCCAATAA